Proteins encoded together in one Ipomoea triloba cultivar NCNSP0323 chromosome 4, ASM357664v1 window:
- the LOC116017830 gene encoding probable serine/threonine-protein kinase At1g54610 — MGCVFGKEISSSSGLSSGEGVVRKERENGRDLSVSSGRRERVEVVSEAEGSGQNGRDQKKEEEKEGNARPPRGERKRSKPNPRLSNPPKHLHGEQVAAGWPAWLSEVAGEAINGWIPRRADTFEKLDKIGQGTYSNVYKAKDALTGKIVALKKVHFDNLEPESVRFMAREILILRSLDHPNVVKLQGLVTSRMSCSLYLVFDYMDHDLAGLAASQGIKFTEAQVKCYMHQILSGLEHCHKLHVLHRDIKGSNLLIDSEGLKIADFGLASFFDPNKKQPMTSRVVTLWYRPPELLLGATEYGVGIDLWSAGCILAELFAGKPIMPGRTEVEQLHKIFKLCGSPSEEYWKKSKLPHATIFKPQQSYKRCIAETFKDFPPSSIPLIETLLAIDPAERQTATAALRSEFFRTKPYACEPSSLPKYPPSKEMDAKRLDEEARRLRVDGRRNADVVRRSRQRDRATKAIPAPEANAELQANIDRRRLITHANAKSKSEKFPPPHQDGTLGYPLGSSHHHHIDTSLHPPEVPFTSINFSYSKDPIQTWSGPLREPAAAAVNPRRRSKPSKKDSHKDKNSVKF, encoded by the exons ATGGGGTGTGTTTTTGGGAAAgagatttcttcatcttctggGCTATCTAGTGGGGAGGGTGTAGTGAGAAAGGAGAGAGAGAATGGGAGAGATTTATCAGTGTCATCTGggaggagagagagagttgaGGTAGTGAGTGAGGCAGAGGGAAGTGGTCAGAATGGTAGGgatcaaaagaaagaagaggaaaaagagGGGAATGCCCGGCCACCACGAGGCGAGAGGAAGAGGTCGAAACCAAATCCAAGGCTTAGCAACCCTCCTAAACATTTACATGGAGAGCAAGTGGCAGCTGGATGGCCAGCATGGCTATCTGAGGTAGCTGGAGAGGCTATCAATGGTTGGATTCCACGCCGTGCAGATACATTTGAAAAACTTGACAAG ATTGGGCAAGGTACATATAGTAATGTGTATAAAGCTAAAGATGCCTTAACTGGGAAAATTGTTGCATTAAAGAAGGTTCACTTTGATAATTTGGAGCCAGAAAGTGTGAGATTTATGGCCAGGGAGATTTTGATTTTGCGCAGcttggatcatccaaatgtagTGAAATTGCAAGGATTGGTGACATCAAGAATGTCTTGTAGTTTGTACCTTGTGTTTGATTATATGGATCATGATTTGGCTGGATTAGCTGCGAGCCAAGGAATCAAGTTTACAGAGGCTCAG GTTAAATGCTACATGCACCAGATATTGTCAGGGCTCGAACACTGTCACAAGCTCCATGTGTTGCATCGAGACATTAAAGGATCAAATCTTCTAATCGACAGCGAAGGTCTCAAGATTGCTGATTTTGGGTTGGCCTCGTTCTTTGATCCCAATAAGAAGCAGCCCATGACAAGCCGTGTGGTAACTCTCTGGTATAGACCTCCGGAGCTTCTTCTCGGTGCCACAGAGTATGGAGTGGGTATAGACCTTTGGAGTGCAGGTTGCATTTTGGCTGAATTATTCGCTGGAAAGCCAATTATGCCAGGTCGTACAGAG GTGGAACAGTTGCACAAGATTTTCAAGCTCTGTGGTTCTCCTTCGGAAGAGTATTGGAAGAAGTCGAAGCTACCTCATGCAACGATATTCAAGCCTCAGCAATCATACAAAAGATGCATTGCCGAGACATTTAAAGACTTCCCTCCTTCATCAATACCATTAATCGAGACACTTCTTGCCATTGACCCAGCTGAACGCCAAACAGCTACAGCTGCATTGAGGAGTGAA TTTTTTAGAACAAAACCATATGCCTGTGAACCTTCCAGCCTTCCAAAATATCCACCCAGCAAGGAAATGGATGCTAAGCGCCTTGATGAAGAAGCTAGAAg ACTTAGAGTTGATGGAAGAAGAAATGCGGACGTGGTGAGAAGATCTCGTCAACGTGATCGAGCAACAAAGGCAATCCCAGCTCCAGAAGCCAATGCAGAGCTGCAAGCCAACATTGAT AGGCGTCGTCTTATTACACATGCAAACGCGAAGAGCAAGAGCGAGAAGTTTCCTCCTCCACACCAGGATGGAACGCTAGGATATCCGTTGGGCTCATCCCATCATCATCACATCGACACATCTCTTCATCCTCCCGAGGTTCCGTTCACATCCATCAACTTCTCATATTCTAAAGATCCCATCCAAACTTGGTCAGGCCCCTTGAGGGAACCAGCAGCTGCTGCAGTAAATCCAAGGAGAAGGTCAAAGCCATCCAAGAAGGATTCTCATAAAGACAAGAATTC
- the LOC116015958 gene encoding uncharacterized protein LOC116015958, giving the protein MSISATSHSSETSSSYTKPKKDRHAGTSRGLAWGVLDQVRAEFNKWKKEQAEAGPGGMESNLFRAPFTQDIMDQPYPMDLRVPGSKDYSRRTDPEEYINSYHGNMLMMGVSDAVMCRAFYSTLTGRAAEWFASLEPGSIADFAELARKFIHRFAISRAAKKHFTSLEKAKQREGESLTLFSERWKAAVAEIEPVDDRTAVNLLLSALRAGPLYQDLVLHQPNTYQEALRRMADHAVAEEANAAKRLLETGGQGRRDVRRQPDPRRKDQDGNPIYTPLSRPIGEILEYAQSCNMIQLPAPARDGPDKDKYCAYHRNRGHETDECHVLKGLIEDLLRSGELAQFVAEKKKNRRRGWKKYFKKSDKGKKDKEPEPDRDPPATGSKQIIHIIFGEPQGGDDPDRRRVWSRDLPVCSISSSQPEKRMKDEPITFTDRDLPLGGDQSVEALVITVDICGAEVRRVKVDTGSNVNVLYLEAFNKLKIGKSALTPVRTPLSGFTGDMIHPEGMVVLPVEVGVYPKILKVEMEFIVVNLACVHNVILGRPRITRCPLREQGAHLWSSDRSLWE; this is encoded by the coding sequence ATGAGCATCTCGGCAACTAGTCATTCTAGCGAAACAAGCTCCTCGTATACCAAGCCAAAGAAGGATCGTCATGCTGGGACCAGTCGGGGCTTAGCCTGGGGAGTGCTGGACCAAGTGCGGGCTGAGTTCAACAAATGGAAGAAAGAACAAGCTGAGGCTGGCCCCGGGGGGATGGAAAGCAATCTGTTCCGAGCGCCGTTCACTCAAGACATCATGGACCAACCGTACCCTATGGACCTTCGTGTGCCAGGAAGTAAGGATTACTCTAGGCGGACTGATCCGGAAGAATACATTAACTCCTACCACGGAAACATGCTGATGATGGGGGTGTCCGATGCTGTAATGTGCCGGGCGTTCTATTCGACCCTGACTGGTCGGGCGGCCGAATGGTTCGCTTCTCTCGAACCAGGATCCATTGCCGATTTTGCCGAGCTTGCGAGGAAATTCATTCACCGGTTTGCAATCTCGCGGGCTGCCAAGAAACACTTCACCTCCTTGGAAAAGGCCAAGCAACGAGAAGGCGAGTCCTTGACCCTTTTTAGCGAAAGGTGGAAGGCCGCCGTGGCGGAGATAGAGCCGGTAGATGATCGCACCGCGGTCAACTTACTACTCTCTGCGCTACGAGCGGGGCCTTTATATCAAGACCTCGTTCTCCACCAGCCGAATACATACCAAGAAGCCTTGAGGAGGATGGCCGACCACGCTGTGGCCGAAGAAGCCAACGCTGCTAAGCGCTTGTTAGAAACCGGAGGACAAGGTCGGAGAGATGTGAGACGACAGCCCGACCCCAGAAGGAAGGATCAGGATGGGAATCCGATCTACACTCCCCTATCGAGGCCGATCGGAGAGATCTTGGAGTACGCTCAGTCCTGCAATATGATTCAACTCCCGGCCCCGGCGCGAGATGGCCCCGACAAAGACAAATACTGCGCCTATCACAGGAACCGGGGGCACGAAACTGATGAGTGCCATGTCCTCAAAGGGCTGATTGAAGACCTCTTGCGCTCGGGAGAACTGGCGCAATTTGTTgccgagaagaagaagaaccgacGCCGAGGGTGGAAGAAATATTTCAAGAAGTCTGATAAAGGGAAGAAGGATAAGGAGCCGGAACCCGACCGTGACCCCCCTGCCACCGGGTCGAAACAGATCATCCACATTATCTTCGGCGAACCACAAGGGGGTGATGATCCAGACCGTCGACGAGTTTGGTCGAGGGACTTGCCCGTATGCTCGATCAGCTCCAGCCAACCCGAGAAGAGAATGAAGGACGAGCCGATAACCTTCACCGACCGAGACCTCCCCCTCGGCGGAGACCAATCCGTTGAGGCGCTGGTTATTACCGTTGATATTTGCGGAGCAGAGGTCCGAAGGGTGAAGGTGGACACTGGCAGCAACGTGAACGTCTTGTATCTGGAGGCGTTCAACAAGTTGAAAATCGGGAAGTCAGCCTTGACGCCGGTCCGTACCCCTCTGTCGGGTTTCACGGGCGATATGATCCACCCTGAGGGAATGGTCGTCCTCCCTGTGGAAGTCGGAGTTTATCCCAAGATTCTGAAAGTGGAAATGGAATTTATCGTCGTCAATCTGGCGTGCGTTCACAACGTGATTTTGGGCCGACCTAGAATAACCCGGTgtccactacgggagcaaggtgcccatttaTGGTCCTcagaccgatctttgtgggagtaa